The Fervidobacterium sp. sequence ATAATGAGTTTGAGGATCAGCGATGAGAGGAAAGAGTACCTTTTATTTCCTGACGAACCTTTAAGTACAGGGATCGATGTTCTATTTAAACTTAAGGATAGAAATATACCTTTTGAAGCACTTGAGACAATACCAAAAGATACAGTATGTGGATACACACGTGGATATGCTTATGGGGACTGGTTTTGGAATGCACCATTTGTTAAGGAGCCTGTAGACGACGACGTAACAGGTTTTAGATTACTTAAGAAAGGTAGGTTGGATCTGTTTGTTTGTAACTTAGCGGTTGGTAAGTCGTTAATTAAAGATTTGGGAATGGAAAAAGAAGTTGTCTATTCTAAAAATTTCTCTGGAAAAATGATATACTATATCGCATTTTCAAAGAACTTTCATGGTAATCATTTGGTGAACATATTCTCTCAAGAACTTAAGAAATTTAAAAAAACAGATGTGTACAAACAAATACTTAGCCGTTATGGTTTAAAGTATGAGGACCTCTGGTAAATTGATTGTTCACCAGTTCTATAAATTCTTGTCGAGGTGATGAGATGGAAAAAAATGAAGAAAGAGAGAAAAATAGATCTGATAAATTCTTGCTTATAAATATTTTTATAGGTATAGCTTTGGCGATTATTTTTATTATATTTGCATTTAACTATATTGATTCATGGTTTCATGGGCTTGAAAACGTCTTTTTAAGCTTCAATGAATCTTTGGTTTATCCTGCTTGGACATTGAACAAAAACTTAGTAGATACTATTTTAAAAACTATGATTAAGAAAAAGGACATAGTGTCTATAATTGTGTACGATGATAAAGGTGAAATCTTGGGCAGCGTAATCGAAGAGAATAATCCCACAATCTTACATTCTATCTTTGGATTGAGAAATAAATATTACGAATCGCGTATGTACTATAAGAGCTTTTTTGTTGGTAAAGTTATCTTTGGGTATACATACTACGAACCTGTCAAGTCACTTTTTGTTTTTGCTTTAGTATTTGTTACACTTTATTTTGCTATATACATGGCACTTAAAAATTTAGAAAAAAATGTGAGGTTAAAAGAACTGGTAGCTCAACTCAACGATGCAAACAACGAACTGGAAATCACATTATCAGAATTAGAAGAAACTCAACAAAGGGTAATAAATTCAGAAAAGATGGCCGTACTTGGAAAGTTAATGGTCAATATTGCACATGACGTCAATACACCGACTGGAATTATATACTCCTCATTAACCGATTTAAAAAATCGAATGAACAATATTATCTCAAGCTTAGACAGGGAAGAACTTACAGAAGAACAGTTAAGAGACTTTTTAACTGTTAGCGACGAACTCGTAAGTATCATGTTAAGAAACGCTCAAAGGATTCGAGAGCTTGTTCAAAGCCTAAAAAGGGTGGCCGTCAATGAAATAACTCAAACTTATGCTACTGTAAGTATGAAGGATGTCGTTAATGATGTTTTGAACGCTCTCCATCCAAGGTTGAGAAAAACTAAGGTCACTGTTCATACCGACATTCCCGATAATCTTACCGTTCGCACCATACCTGGTGCGTGGGCGCAGATATTAATGAATTTAATCGACAATTCAATAATTCATGCATTTGATTACGATAATCCAGGAGAGATAAACATAAAATTTACGAATTATGATGATAAACTGATGATGATATTTTCAGATAACGGTAAAGGTATGAGCGAGGAAACAAAAAGAAGAGCGTTTGAACCGTTTTACACAACTGATACAACTGCAGGTACGGGTATAGGGTTGAGCATAGTTTACCAACTTGTTACAGAATTGCTTAAAGGTGAAATAAATTTAGAAAGTCAAGAGGGGGTAGGGACAACTTTTAAAATCATCGTTCCTATGTCTCAGGAAAATAATCTTAGTAAATAAACCGAAAAAATTCTAACAACAACATGTAACAACAACATGTGAGGTGGTGATGACTTGACACCAGACTTCTTGAAAAAGTCACAAAGTGTCAAATCATTTGGTGAACCTTGGAAGGTGCTTATTGTCGATGATGAACCTGATATACATGCAATTACATCTGTTATAGCAAAAGATATAATCTTCGAAGGAAGGCCTGTAAGAATTTATAGCGCTTATTCCTCATCAGAAGCCGTCGAAATACTTAAAAATGTTTCGGATATCGCTGTTGCAATAATAGACGTAGTTATGGAAAGTAGTGATTCCGGATTAAAGCTTGTACAATTCATAAGAGACGAACTTTCAAACACTCAAATTCGTCTTGTAATAAGAACAGGACAACCTGGTTATGCACCTCCAAGGGATATAATACTTAAATACGATATAAACGATTACCGCGAAAAATCTGAGCTATCAAGCAATGGTCTGTTCACTTTGATAGTTGCAAAATTACGCGAGTACAAGTATATTGTTGCGCTTGATACTCAAAAGAGACTTTTGGAAAGATTAAATTTTTACACAACTATATTGTCCAGGAAATTGAGCGAGGCAGAATACATAGATTTAATAACAGAGGTAGCCGACAATGTCTCACTACTATTAAATAATAATTTTTCTATTACGCATGATATCCTCTCGAACAAAGACATAAATGAAAACTTGGATAGTCATTTTACTTGGCTTGATGAAACAACCGTAAATATGACATTTAGAAGTAAAATTAATGAACATGCAAAAGTGAAGATAGAATTTTCAAAGCCTTTTGATGAATTTTACAAAACATTGCTTCAAAATTTTTTCGAAAGATTTGCGTTGTCAATGGAAAATCATTTGTTGACAAAAGATTTGGTCGAAACACTTTACAAGATAGTTTACGTGATTTCAGAAGTTACTGAGACAAGGTCATTTGAAACAGGTGAACACGTAAGAAGGATAGGCAAGTTAGCAAAGTTATTAGCAAGTTCGTTCGGATACGGTGAAAACTTTACAGACATGCTTGAGATTGCAGCAATGCTTCACGATGTTGGGAAGATAGGTATTCCAGATAGTATCCTAAACAAACCTGCACGGTTGTCTGAAGAGGAATTCAAAGTTATGAAACTACATACAATTATAGGTTACAAAATATTATCGGCAGTTGAACACCCGATTTTTCAATTGGCAAGTTCCGTTGCACTAAACCATCACGAAAATTGGGACGGTACAGGTTATCCAAATGGCTTAAGAGGTGAAGAAATCCCATTTGAAGCTCGGATCGTTAGTCTGCTTGATGTGTTTGATGCCTTGCTTTCTGACAGAATTTATCGCCCTGCTTGGAAGGAAGATGAAGTATTGAAGTTCATAAAAGAAAACACAAATACAAAATTTGATCCGAAAGTCTCTAAGATGTTCTTTGACATTTACGAGGAAATTCGCAAAATTTATTTCGGATAGCTATTTTACTTCGATGAGATCTTTTAATTTCTCATAAGTTTTTTCACCTATTCCTTTTACGTTTTTTATTTCTTCAACACTTTTGAATTTTCCGATATTCTTTCTGTAATCTAAAATTGCCCGGGCTTTTGTTGGACCAATCCCAGGTAATTTTTGTAGTTCATCTATATCAGCTGTGTTTATATCTATTTTTCCGCTGCTAATTTTATCAGTATCAACACCTCCGGTTACATATTTTCCCGTACTTTGATTAGCTTCAGTTTTGGTGATTGTTGATAAAGCTTTGTCAGCTTTATTTTCAGTACTTTTTACATTCCCTACTGTGATCCTATCTTTTATTTTTTCGTAAGTTTTAGGTCCTATGCCCGGTACATTTGTTATATCCTCAGTTTTTAGAAATGGACTTTTGCTTCTGTATTCTAATATCGCTCTTGCCTTTGAAGGACCGATTCCTGGAAGTGTTTGCAATTCTTCCGCACTTGCTGTATTTATATCAATTATCGGTGAGCCGTAATTTCTTTTTTGAACCATCTCTGGTTGATTTATGCTTTGAGTATCATTCATATATGCCTCATGATTTTTTGGTATGAATAGTACACCGGAAAATACAATGAGTAAGGCAAAGATAAGAAAGAAAATCCGTTCGTTTCTCAACTTTTCATAAACTTCCCTAATCAACTCTCCTATCCTTACCACAAAAAACACCTCAAAATTATAGGATACTTAATTGCCGATCTTAGAAACCTTTGCCCCTTTCACATAACCGTATTTTGAAAGTTCCACCCAATCCTGTGAATAGTAAAAATTCTTAGCCTTTGACTCGGATACAAACAATCCCAAACAGATAATGTAACCTTTTGATGTAGAGATGCTGAAGGAACTTATGCCAAGTGTTCGAAAATTCACAACAGATTTAAACGCTTCTTTTGACTCCTTCACCGGCTCAGTCATGATAGTATAAACACTTTTGGATGGATTCAACTCTGGAGCGATGTTAGACAATGTTAAGACAATATATTTAGAGGTACTTGCTTGATCTATCACATAATTTTGCGTTGATTTAGCAATTTTCAGTGCGTTTTCCCCATCCACTGTGTATAAATAGATTGAATTTAAAGCGCTAGAAGGAAGATTTTCCGCCATTCTCGAAACCAATAAGTTGTAATCAAATTTCGTGAGGTCTTTGAGGTATTTGTTTTCTTCAATTTCTTCGATCTGCAGTTTATTTTGCGATTCTTCTGTTTTCAAATCCTCTGTTTTAGATGGTACTAGATTCGTGGTTGTTGCACCACCAGATGCATTTTGCTGTTCTTTATTCGGCTGGAGTAATATCTTCGATGTTTGAGTAATCTTTTCTTGTGATGTCGTAACATTTCCTTGTTCTGTTTGTGTTGAGGTTCTGGATATTTTTGTAGGTGTTTCGCTAGATTGTTCTGGCAGTTCTTGGTTAATTTGTTGCATTATAACAAGCGTTTCTGTTGCGCTTTTAGTTACTTTCTGAGTTACGACATTCTCTTGTGGTGTTATTTCGCGAATTACTACATTGACTTGCGATTTTTGGTACCTCAAATAAAAAGCATAAATAACAAGTGTTATTGTTGATAAGCTCAAGATTATAATGAGTGTAGATAGTACTTTTAAGTCGAAATCAGTGACACCTTTCCATTTTCTTGAACCAATTGGTGTTCTTCTTTTCACTACTATTCAAGCCCCTCTTCACAGTATTTCAGTGTAAGTTCTATGGTTGCTTCTACATCTTGTTTATAAACCATCTCACTTGGTGTGTGTATATATCTTGTCGGTATAGAGATAGTTGCGCTGGGTATACCTGCTTTCGTAGCTTGATAACCAGCTGCATCCGTCCCACCAAATATTAGTACTTCCATTTGATATGGGATGCCGTACTTTTCGGCTAATTCTCTGAGTTTGTCAACAATACGTCTATTACTTATCGAAGCCATGTCTTTAACCTTTATACATGCGCCTTTCCCCAATGCCATAGGTACCCTTTTTAATCCTTTGGGTGTGTCACCAACACCCGTTACATCGATCGCTATCGCAACATCGGGTTCTATGTCATAACCAGCAACATGCGAGCCTATCAAACCAACTTCCTCTTGAACAGCAAAGACTCCATAGATAGTATTCTTTGGAGTTTTAAGTTTTTTAAAAACCTCTATGATAACTGCGCAGCCGATTCTATCGTCCATAGATTTGCTTATCATATAATCGTTATGTTCATAAAAGTAACTGTCAAAGGTGCCAAATGTACCAATAGGACAGTATTTTTGAGCTTCTTGTTTTGATTTTGCACCTATGTCAACAAACAACTTTTCAAAAGATAATTTTTGCACATTCGACTGAATTTCATCGAGACTTTCTCCTTCAATCCCAACAACACCAACAACTTCTCCAAATCTTATTCTACTCTGATATATTGTATACGGTGAAACACCACCAACTCTGTCTATTTTCAGAAAACCACAATCATCTATGTTTGTCACAACAACCCCTATCTCATCCATATGTGCATCAAGGAGTATCTTTTTACCACCATTACCTTCTTTCCAAACAATGAGATTGCCTATCTTGTCTATTTTATAACCATCGATAAAACCTTGTAGCTCTTC is a genomic window containing:
- a CDS encoding HAMP domain-containing histidine kinase; the encoded protein is MEKNEEREKNRSDKFLLINIFIGIALAIIFIIFAFNYIDSWFHGLENVFLSFNESLVYPAWTLNKNLVDTILKTMIKKKDIVSIIVYDDKGEILGSVIEENNPTILHSIFGLRNKYYESRMYYKSFFVGKVIFGYTYYEPVKSLFVFALVFVTLYFAIYMALKNLEKNVRLKELVAQLNDANNELEITLSELEETQQRVINSEKMAVLGKLMVNIAHDVNTPTGIIYSSLTDLKNRMNNIISSLDREELTEEQLRDFLTVSDELVSIMLRNAQRIRELVQSLKRVAVNEITQTYATVSMKDVVNDVLNALHPRLRKTKVTVHTDIPDNLTVRTIPGAWAQILMNLIDNSIIHAFDYDNPGEINIKFTNYDDKLMMIFSDNGKGMSEETKRRAFEPFYTTDTTAGTGIGLSIVYQLVTELLKGEINLESQEGVGTTFKIIVPMSQENNLSK
- a CDS encoding HD domain-containing protein, which codes for MTPDFLKKSQSVKSFGEPWKVLIVDDEPDIHAITSVIAKDIIFEGRPVRIYSAYSSSEAVEILKNVSDIAVAIIDVVMESSDSGLKLVQFIRDELSNTQIRLVIRTGQPGYAPPRDIILKYDINDYREKSELSSNGLFTLIVAKLREYKYIVALDTQKRLLERLNFYTTILSRKLSEAEYIDLITEVADNVSLLLNNNFSITHDILSNKDINENLDSHFTWLDETTVNMTFRSKINEHAKVKIEFSKPFDEFYKTLLQNFFERFALSMENHLLTKDLVETLYKIVYVISEVTETRSFETGEHVRRIGKLAKLLASSFGYGENFTDMLEIAAMLHDVGKIGIPDSILNKPARLSEEEFKVMKLHTIIGYKILSAVEHPIFQLASSVALNHHENWDGTGYPNGLRGEEIPFEARIVSLLDVFDALLSDRIYRPAWKEDEVLKFIKENTNTKFDPKVSKMFFDIYEEIRKIYFG
- a CDS encoding helix-hairpin-helix domain-containing protein, which produces MVRIGELIREVYEKLRNERIFFLIFALLIVFSGVLFIPKNHEAYMNDTQSINQPEMVQKRNYGSPIIDINTASAEELQTLPGIGPSKARAILEYRSKSPFLKTEDITNVPGIGPKTYEKIKDRITVGNVKSTENKADKALSTITKTEANQSTGKYVTGGVDTDKISSGKIDINTADIDELQKLPGIGPTKARAILDYRKNIGKFKSVEEIKNVKGIGEKTYEKLKDLIEVK
- a CDS encoding M42 family metallopeptidase translates to MALSKNLSELVRRLTMAKSPSGRESEISSVIIEELQGFIDGYKIDKIGNLIVWKEGNGGKKILLDAHMDEIGVVVTNIDDCGFLKIDRVGGVSPYTIYQSRIRFGEVVGVVGIEGESLDEIQSNVQKLSFEKLFVDIGAKSKQEAQKYCPIGTFGTFDSYFYEHNDYMISKSMDDRIGCAVIIEVFKKLKTPKNTIYGVFAVQEEVGLIGSHVAGYDIEPDVAIAIDVTGVGDTPKGLKRVPMALGKGACIKVKDMASISNRRIVDKLRELAEKYGIPYQMEVLIFGGTDAAGYQATKAGIPSATISIPTRYIHTPSEMVYKQDVEATIELTLKYCEEGLE